The Callospermophilus lateralis isolate mCalLat2 chromosome 4, mCalLat2.hap1, whole genome shotgun sequence genomic interval gtatcccttgaagatgctggtagaattTCCTCTAGGGTAGGGTAGCTGGTAgggtactgttttctctttgctttccactatacaaagtctaatctggaacagaaaagatccattctttataggacatatcaggacacatacaggattgcctggagcccttagtttgggcaatgatttagcagataaaactacacatgacatacatattttctctacactagaagaagctacaaattttcataaaaagttccatgtcattgctaatactttacaaaagcattttaaaataactaaggaacaagctagacaaataataaaacaatgtcaaaattgtgtgaccttttaaccacaagttaatcttggagtcaatgctAGAGgaatgatacctaaccatatttggcagatggatatcacacacttgccagaatttggaaaattaaaatatttgcatgttacagttgatacttcttccggatttttgatgggctcccttcatgctggagaaaaaactaaagatattatagctcattgcttacaaaattttgccactgtgggtgttccaaaacagttaaaaacagataatgcccctggttatacttctacctcttttaaacaattttgctcatcatttggcattactcatataacaggaatcccatacaatccacagggacaaggcatagttgaaagagctcatcaaactattaaaatgtatttattaaagcaaaaagagggaattgggaaggggtatatattccccaaagataaacttaaaataaccctttttactctaaacttttaaaatttgaattcatcaggacttagtgctgcggaaaggcatatgtgtccaaaaaatgtacataagcccaaggtactttggagggatattctaacaggacaatggaaaggtccttacCCAGTgaatgtctggagtcgggggtctgtttgtatgtttccacagggagagcagcagccaatttggattccagagagattaactaaagcgatttctatagaccaaaaagaagatgatttggttcaaattcataacagatgatatccagaactccagtttggctacccttacatctgcgacagaaccaggatgcttttttcaatgtctattttatcattaccctttcccacatcatgaagttctattttgttttttgagctcatacagacctaggttaatgttttgctgatcagttctattttttgactatagagtttttaaacattgtaatggagatttcacctgtaaaaagttataaggcctttactattatgttatgtgttgtatgtattatattatgtgtgcacacttgtgttttatgttgtatgtttgtatgtacgtatgtccatatatcatatatgatgagcgctcatgaaaaaataaatccaaatatttttttttattcacatgatttaaatggtttaatttaaattggataaacagctgttgaggattgttttaatacgtgaacaaaaaagaagtttaacagagggctggggatgtggctcaagcagtagtgcgctcgcctggcatgcatgcggcccaggttcaatcctcagcaccacatacaaagatgttgtgtccgccgaaaactagaaaataaatattgaaaaattcctctctctctctctctctctctctctctctctctcattctgtcccactctctcttaaaaaaaagaagtttaacagatctgtttgtttactttcacctgtccttttcattatatttaataattctgttcaagataatgtaaattgttcagaaaattgttttcctttagtgccttctggaatgttacataattttttctttagccatttttgccaaaattcctatcttcatcccagtgccagtgaagacaaagacaaaaccaatctacagcttctgcaatagctatcactgaactgcttgcagaacttgcctggactatgtatcacttgtatgcattgtgaactcacttgtatgcattgtgaactatctgttggttcagcgacttgtggtagtgttggggtattttgctaatggtgtcatcggtggtacaatttttccaaaaggagctgtcaattggcttggtgtatcttcctcccttctgcttgtgatggtcgttcagctaaaatttgggggccaacagaggtgaggcaaagaacctcacacacacacacacacacacacacacacacacgctggtacaaagacctacccacaggtgtggctgtatgctggactggtagtcaatgacgggtaagatccaattgcaatggtaccaacctaagacaggaggctgacgccttgaggtcagctcatccgatgacaggtaagaaccatatgtagtattggacaacctaaggcaggcatagtccctaagccacatgcttgttgtttaaacagagagggggagatgttgagagccacagctgaaggggccccagcaaacttccagctgccagcaaacttccagctgccagctgatgattggctcacagcagccccagcaaacttctagctgccaactgattggctcctctgcggtgatgctcattgggctgtttccccgccctttcagaccatggagctgctcattgggggattttttttggctccgcccatgggaCCCAGCCAAtccacctcaagagcaggaggggtggggaaggtggagaggcttttgggaagctgggtgtggcagttgggctctgaggtttttcctgaagagctgtgtggtgtggtgtgtgtgttctaaaaataaagttcatttcttttgacaagtggctcctgaattgtgcccagccagactgcagcattgtaCTGTTTACTTTTATCTTTTGGATTGTAAAGGACTTTCCCTAGGATCTAACTACTGTCCTTTGAAATGCAAATGCCTTTGTGAAGGCTCCAGGCTGCACTAAAGGCCTTGAGTTAGTCTCCCTTATTGTCTGCTTCTGTAAACACTCTTCCTGCCTGAAAAGTTGCTGAGAAATTCTTGCTGATAGTCTAAGAACAGTTATGGTGAGGGTCTCTGGAGAAGATTAAGATTTTTCTGGGGAGGAGGGGGTACCACTACAAGATCAGTGATGCTTTATTAAGCAAAAGAGGGGCACATTTTCAAGGGAAAAATGGTGATAGGCTGTAAGAAGGGTCTGAGTTTTATAGGATTTAGCAGAACCAGGTCCTGAGAGGAGTTGGTCAAACTCATTTAGGGTGGAACAGGAGGACAAGTGGGGAAGTTCCCTGGGgtctattttttctatttgtttgtaCAGGAGATAGTGGTTCAGCTAGGTGGGAGCCAGGTGTGAATTCTTCAATTTCCTTCCCTGCCTTAGCTCTAGCTGAGGACTGGGCTTCTAAATGACAAAAGCTCCAATTTACCACAGATAGCCCCCCACACACTGAAGGAAGACAGGTAGGGGAACAACTGTAGACAGGGAAGTGCCCTGGGGCCTATTCTCCATGTCCTTCAATGTCCTTGACACTTTTGAACACCACAGAGAAGTTATATTGTAGCATGTCCCTAAGGGTTTTTCTGATATTCTCTGGATTAGATTAAGAATGCTAcagaaacagtgttcttttcattGCCTCCATTTAGGTAGTTTGGATTTGTCCTGTTATTGATGATGTTCACTTAGAATACTTGCCTTCCACCCGGTTCTGATACCCCTCAGGGAACTGTTCCCTCCCCAACACCTGGATGTCCTCTTGTCCATGTTACACTTGTGACAAACTATACTGAATCACTGTTCTGATAGGAAGGAGAGCAGAAAATTTTTTACTTTTGTTCATTCCATATCCCAAAGACCTAGAACAGTGCCTTGAACATAGtacatgctaaaaaaaaaaaaaaaaaaaaaaagctaatggaatgaatctgttgTTGATTATTTAGTATATCCCTCTATATTGAGCATTCTAAGATTTTTCTTACTCTTCAAACCCACATGATTCCAATATAACAACTTATGGGTTTCCAAATCATACCTCATATATGTAACATAGTGTATAGTCCAACCATGGGGAGGCAGCAGGAGACCTCTAGACGGGTACAGCATTAGACTTTGATTCTTGGACCATACTGATGTGCATGATCTCATAAAGAATCTGAGCTGTGTAGCTAGGTGCTGTGGCACaatcctgtaattccagtggtttaggagcctaaggcaggaggatcttgagttcaaagctagcctcagcaaaagtgaggcactaagcaactcagtgagaccctgtttctaaataatatataaaaatagagctgggggtgtggttcagtgattgagtgcccctgagttcaatccccagtacaaaaaaaaaaaaaaaaacaatatgagCTTTGGGCTGGGTATATGACtgagtggaagagtgcttgcctagcacatgtgaggcactggattcaatcctcagcaccccataaatcaataaagttaaaaaaaagaatatgagctTCATCATATCAGGATACTCGAAAACAagtggaaaacaacaacaacaacaaaaattcatcaaAGTAGAAAGTGACAGCTGAGAAACAGCACATATCCAAGAAGTGTCAGGATAGCCCAACCCAGGCTGACTGAAGAAACAGAGATTACAAAAATTGAGTGAAGAGGAAAAACAATGGTTGTGGGAGGTTTTGTTTTAGTGTTTTTGATCTCAATTATTTATCATATAATTAAACTCACAAGTCAATTTTCCTATGTAGAGAGCAGAATTAAAATATCAATGGGGCTGCAGTTGTaattcaggggtagagcgcttgcctagcacatgtgagccactgcgttcaattctcagcaccatataaataaacaaataaataaagatattttaaaagtttgctaaacaaattattaaatatatcaatgtttgatcattttcaaaagaaattcAATTCCTGTGTTGTTATGTGATATGAAATATCACAACTGAATTCTTTttgttaaacatttattttttagttgtagattgatacaatacctttatttcatttttttaaaaatgtggtgctgagcatcaaacccagtgcctcacgcatgctaggcaaaggCTGTACCTCTataaagccacaatcccagccccacaacTGAATTCTTTATATGACACTAATTATAATTAAGCCCTCAGCATATTTGTTGCATTTCTATTTagtagaataatttttaaaatattgtcttaAAAGTTGCTAAATggaattattaaaaattataatcaggctggggatgtggctcaagcggaagTGCGCTCACCAGGCATGCTGTGTGGCCTGGgtgccatcctcagcaccacatacaaacaaagatgttgtgtccgctgaaaactaaaaaataaatattaaaattctctctctctctcttaaaaaaagtttaaaaaattataatcagtaattagtttttattttcagttatttcTATGCTTTAAAATGTTAACCTTATATTGCTTTTTCTTGAATTTCCATTTTAGAATACTGATTTCCCAGGACAGAAGTTTAAattctatttccttccttcttatccTTATCACACATGGCACCCTTCCCCAAAGTCCATCCTTCcaaatgtaattttttatttgtatttttattaagtCAATTCTCAGTACTTAGGTAGCCCTAAATGCAAGTTTGTTTTCCCTAAAGCTAGGAACTGGATAATTCTTAAATCTGCTTAGTTTTCTGTGTATCTGTCATGCTTTCAACTCCCAAACTCCAGGTCTAACTTTTAAATTTCCTCTTGAAGCTTCAGAGATGGCTGAAATGTTTTCTATTCCATTCTTCTGAAGCACTATACCCCAAAGGCTTCTAACTGAATCTCACATGAACTGGTTGCTATGTAATTTTCTCCTTCGTGGTATGTTCCCTCATTTTGGTGTGTCACATCTCCAGGACCATTCTGAGAAAGGGTACATGAGATTTTTTTTGAGATTTAGCATGTCTGAAACTTTCATTCTATGTATGTCCTTGGTTGATGATTGGCTAGGTATTGGAGACTAAATTGGTGGTGATTTTCCTTGAGAATATTGAGTAGTGCTTTACTTGCTCCCTAAGTTCCAATGTTGACTTTGTACCATTGATGCTATCCTGATTTCCTTATAACCTTGAAGTGTGTGGTATCTTCTCTTTAGCTCCATGCTCTAAAAGTTCACCGTGATATGCCTTGGCGTGGATCACTTTTGTGCTGGATGCCTGATATAATCTTTCAGTGTATAAACGCCTGCCCTTAAGTTCGGGAAAACTTTCTGAaatcttttattatttccttccttccgttTTCCTAGTTCTCTCCGGAACTTCCGGACATAGCCTCTCCAGTTGTTATGGCAGCGGCCAGACGCGTGCGCAGTGTGCGCGGCGTGAGCGCGAGCCCATCGCGCCTGCGCACGGCGTCGTAGCCGCTCCTCCTTCCGCTCCGCTCTCCAACCGCGCGGGGCTGAATGGCCTACCCTTACGCTACCCGAGTGGAGGAGCCGGCTGTTACTCAGTGCCGCAAGTCTCGGTGACTCGCTCTCCTTCTGTCAGGACCCCTCCACCGGCCCGCGCGGGAGGAGCGGGGCCTTTGAGGGGAGCGGCGACCCCGCCGGCCCCGGTCTCTTTCCCTGGCGGCAGCGGCTTCTTCCGTGGGACAATATGTTCAAGAGAATGGCCGAATTTGGGCCTGACTCCGGCGGGAGAGTGAAGGTCAGTATGCAGCCAGCGTCTCTCCCGTGGGGGGGCTCTCCCGCCCCGGTTCCTTCCTGCTCCGGGCGGGAAGGACCGCTTGGTTCCCTTTAGCGCCTTCCCTACTCGGTCTTGAACCGTGTACTCAAGGCTGAGAGCGAGTCAAAACCTCTGAGCGAAAAGTTGGATGTTCATTGGCTCAACCTCCATGCGTCACCGCCACCCTTTCATCCCCGCCAAAAAGTAAATCTTGTTGGGGGTGACTTGGGAAATGCTGAACCTGGCGGCTGAGGAAACAGGTCACGCTGAGGGCTGGGAATTCCTGGTATGCTGCACAGAAGCTGTCTGCCCAGGTCATTGGTAAAGTGAGGGCGTCGCCCTCCCGATTGTGAGGATGATAAAGGTAGCATAGTCGATGAGCACTCAGCTACAGAATTTGCAGATCCTGGACTGGAAGAATCTCCATAGTATTTACAAATAGGAGATCTGAGATACCTGGACATAGATTTACCAGAGTTCTGGCGATCACAGAGCTCCATAGCTATGGCCACGATGTCAAGACATACAAAGACCGTGATACTGTGCCTGGAACAAGGAGAACTTTTAGTAAATGTcatcttttgtttttaatgaacATTATCATAGAGCCTAACATAAAGTTGGACATTATGACACTCCCCTCGCTTTTATACGTCTACCATCATGTTAGTTTTTAAGGCAGGGTCAGCTGGTTTCTAATAAAACACCTGTGTTTACTCTTCTGATTCTTAATTTATCACAGGAAGGAATTTTTCCTTTCAAAGAAAGCATCCACTTTTGCATCTATCTACTTAGATTTTCTTAGAGTCCTTATCTGtgtcattatttttatattaaaaaatttcaatTATGGTATGTACACAACTATCACTCTGTTTTAATATTACTTGTAAAAATGCAACCCTTTGAAAATTCCAGAAGCACTGAAATTTCATAAAAAGAGATGCCAGATAAAAATTCATAGTAGCAGAGATATAAATTATACATTTTGCCAAAGCTTTAGGGCAGGGTTTTGGACTGATAGGAAACTACTACAAAACAAAGGGTCTGAGGGTTAAAACATTAGATTTTGAGCAAGACATTTACTTATATCGTGTTAAATTCTAAAAGTTTCAATCCAGGACAACCTGAAATTAAGCCTGTAGCCCTCAAGTGATTTTCAcctaaaaatagtcatgtcaagaTGCAAATTAGGGATCTATTTCTCCTTGCTGATTTTTTCTTTACTCTTTTAGGCATCTTTTTCCAATTTAGATAACTTTCATCCAGGTAGTAAATATATTGACAAGtggttcctttttgtttttaatgaactCTACAAATTCCTAGTGAATAACTGGCAGCTGTGGGATCTGTTGTACACTCACCAGGTCAACACCCTTGCACTCATTTGGTCAAACCTTGAACCTGTGGCCCCATCTTATGGTTGCTACAAAACTCATTGGTAGCGCTTACTATAATTATTTGTTTGCATACAAGCTGCTTGGCTTcttctgaacattttttttttttttttttttttgtactgggaaatgaacccagaggcactctacaactgagctacatccccaatcctttttactttttgagaaagggtctcactaagttgcccaggctggcctcaaaacttgggatcttccttcCCTAGTAGCTAGGAGAACAAACAGGCGAGTGCCACCATACTCTACCTGCACTATGTTTAGATTTATAGGTATTAGATTTTGTTGACTATTCAGCCTGAACTTAAAATTCTCCACTGTATtcactttttcttatttcttattaATTATTGTTGATTACATTGGAATAGCACTTTTCACATACAGTATGTCTTTTTGTCCTTCAGGTACATTCCTTCTGTTGAATATTTGGTCTCAGAGTCATGTACTACACTAAATATTTGCTCTTCGCTTGAAATTTTTAATCTCTTTTCCATCATAATCTGAACACATTGCCATTATGCTAATCGAATATGGCAAGAAATGTATTTACATTACGGAACTGAGTACAAATGTAGCAAACATGCCATTGGCCAGTGTTTACCAACCTTTGGTTTTCTAAGTGCCACTTTACCATTTTTGCTATATCTGAATCCAGTTATGATATTGATTAACATTTATATTAAAAgcaattcaatttttaaaagaatcttcCTAAGCATTTTGAAATTGTGGGTTTAAAGTTCTAGTaacattttttctaacattttaaagtaaatccataaataataaaatgaaaaatattttctcttcttaTAGCTAAAATATTCACACATACTGCCTTTGATTTTTATTCTGTGCTTTGGTAAACACTGCCATAAGCTAATTAGTAAGGCCATTACCATCAAATGATGCCAATTAATTTACAGTTTTTATTCAGATGCTTAGCTTTCAGGTTTGTAAAGAAAAGGCCTTTTGCTTTTCTCTTACTAAAACTCTCAACTGCCTTACCTGGtgatttaaataaaaacattttcaaagaGAGAACATGGTAATTAATCTGGTATTCAGTTATTTGTGTTAATATGAAATGAGAATGTCTGAAATTGATTTGAGAAAAATCCTGTTGTAACTAAACTATATTGTGAGATTGTCATTCATTGAGACAAGTTTTCAGAGCTCTCATTCTATTTAAGTAATGGTACAATAtttactgatttttaaattacttttctttTAGGGGGTTACTATTGTTAAACCAATAGTTTATGGTAATGTTGCTCGATATTTtgggaagaaaagagaagaagatGGGCACACCCATCAATGGACAGTATATGTAAAACCATATAGAAATGAGGTAGGCACTTGTtttcattgtaactttctttgaagctacagtttgttttgtttgaagaTAAATTGTAAAATTTTTTTATAGTAACTTTCTACCAGAAAACTGGTCCATTATAGAAATGTTACCCACCCCCAAAATTGAAAGAATGAAGCAAGATGACAATCTTCATGTAATTAgtagattattttctaaaaatgtttTCTAATTAAAATTAAGGTAACAAGAATTGTCCTGCTATAAATAGTAAAAATAGACCTTCCGAACATCACATCTTAAGTTAACATAGTATTTAAGCAGCTATTTCAGGAATAGCAGTTAATACTTAAAGTGATAATGTTGTAATAAAACAATCAAAGAATGTAGTCTGGTCACTGGTAATTTTGTTTTGCTTCCAAATCTGCACTTCTTCAAGAACAGCTAGATATTTATTGAAAGAATAAATTATTCAACTTGTTTATATGAATGtagtagcattattcataatagcccaaaTGGAATCAATCCAAACATCTGTCAGCTGATAAATGGATAAGTAACATATTGTATGTCCATTTAATGGGATTTTAAGTTAACTTTTTATTGTACATTGTAATTATACAAAATAGTAGGAAtcattgtgacatatttatttatgcatgtaacataatttggtcagtttcattccttggtaacttccctttccttcccttcctccctctggcCCCCTTCCTGTATTCTACTGGTCgtctttctattttcatgagatccaccaCTCcccgcttcttttttttttctctctagcttctacataAGAGAGAAAACATATAACTCCTGACCTTcttagtctggcttatttcactttacataactttcaagttctctccattttcctgcaaaagaCATAATTTTATGCTTTTTTATAACTGAGTAAAAccccattttgtgtgtgtgtgtgtgtgtgtgtagaaaacattttctttatccatgaaTAGAATATTATTAGGCAATAAAATAAAGTACTGATAAATGCCAGCCCATGGATGAAAATTGGaagcattatgctaagtgaaagaagacaATACAGTGTTATATattgtatattctgtatatttcacttatatgaaATATACAGAATAGGCAAATTTATAGATGCAGAAaatagattagtggttgccaagTTGGTGGGAATAAAAAGGAAGTTGGGAATGAGGACAGTATGGGGTTTCTTTttgcatgttaaaaaaaaaaaaatgttctgggctggggttgtggctcagtggtagagctctcacctagcaagtgtggggccctgggttcgatcctcagcatcacataaaaatgaataaataaaggtactgtgtccaactaaaaccaaaaaataaatatttaaaaaaatgttctaaaacaTTGTGATGATGATTGTACAAATCagaatatactaaaaaccactGCACTGTGTACTATACAAAGGCAAATTATATGGTATGTGAATCATATTTCAGTAAAGCCGTGATTTTAAAAAACAACCCTAAGTAACTATCTAACCTATCTCTGCAGCCTTATTTCTGTCTGTGCCTCATTTCCTTATATCTTCCATTCTACAATACTGTTATCAAAGGAATACTCTTGAATGTCTTCAAGCATTTTTTTTACCACTCATTCTATTCCTTAAAGTCTTGGTTCAAGTATTGTTTTCTTTGGAACTATTTGCTGGTCCTCCAAAGACTAAATTAGGTGCCCCCCCATACCCATGAACTTGTACCTAATGCCCTCCTAACATGTTATGTTGAATGTGCATTTTATCATCTGTCCCCTATTTCACAGTGAATGTCTCATGCCTGAAGACAAGGCCctagtttttttttgtatttcatttagagacagggtctcactgcattacttagtgcctcacttttgctgaggctagctttgaactcttgatcttcctGACTCGGCcttccgagccactgggattataggtgtgcgccactgtgcccagaaaAGGTCTTGTTTTATTAAACATTGTATAATTAGCATCTGGTACAGCAATATTGGTAGTCACTCAGGTATTTATAGAAGAAATGAAATCAAGTATTCCCAAAACTGGCTCCAAAGGTGCTTATGAAAATCTGCCTCAGAAAAAAATCCCTACACCATAACAAGTGACAAAGTATTAAGATTATTACAGTATAATcccaatttcatttttaaaatatatgtagatATAAGTATATAAAACATTACTGAAAACAAAAAggtttgcatttttctttttctataaggtttttttccccccagtattgtggattgaacacaggccttcacacatactaggcaaacagtctacccagaccttttttattttaagacagggtctcactaagttgcccaggatggcctcaaacttgcaatcatcctgccttagccttctgagttactggaattacaggcatgaatcATCACACTTGAttttgaattatatttttaaaaagccaatttACCAAAGAAGCCCTATTATGTGCTTGTACTAATAAGTATGCTTCTGTGATTCAAAATATAATGGAAAAACAAGGAAGTTTTATATCCATCAGTTTAAGTTGCTTTATATTATCTTTATTTCTGGTAATATTATTAAATGCATAAGGAAGGACATGTATATTTCTTTATGAATATGAAAGAATTCAGCCAAAAAGGGGGGGGAGGCAAACCCCCACCTCcaaatataattgatttttttaaagttggatTTCATAAAATTTCAGGGAAGGTAGGTTTTATAAAGTTAGGTCCATATGCTAAATGTATTTCCATTCTAGTTTTCATATGAAGATGATAAAACTAATTAATTTCTATTTCAGGATATGTCAGCATATGTAAAGAAAATCCAGTTTAAATTACATGAGAGCTATGGCAACCCTTTAAGAGGTATAGTATAATCTTTTGATTCATAAcatgcaaaatttaaaaatgatctaGGAAACTAAATTAGTaatttataattgttttattttccccTCTTCTCTTCAGTTGTTACTAAGCCTCCATATGAAATTACTGAAACCGGATGGGGTGAATTCGAAATAATcatcaaaatatttttcattgacCCTAATGAAAGACCTGTGAGTAATGCTAATCTTTACAAATAGAAAATAGATTTTTTGGTAAATGTGAAAATGTCATAATACTTAATGAATAGCTAATGTTCattcacatgtattttatataaacCTGTGGTGTGGTATATCTTAACATGAGTTAAGATAACATGTGGTGTGGTATATCTTAACatggttttctatttttaaagtgGAATGCTTTTTGAAaagctttttttccccttcaaataTAGAAAGAAGGGATATAATATAAACatgttagaaagaaagaaatggaaatcaaatgaTTGCTACagggaaaaaaacatttaaaaatcatgagtatcaaaaaaaataaaatttctagtaTCATCCAGTTATTAGTAGTAAACAATTTAAATTAATATGCTGTCTGAAATGAGTAtccaggttctttttttttttttttttttttggtactggggattgaactcgggggcacttgaccactgagccacatccccagccgtattttgtattttatttagagacagggtctcagagaccctgtctctaaataaaatacctttCTAATTTGATATCATctaagcacctcgccattgctgaggctggctttgaacctgtgatcctcctctctcagcctcctgagttgctgggattagctTCTGCATATTTGTGAACACACTCAACCtttgacttatttatttttatgtagtgctgaggatcaaacccagggcctcacatgtgctaggcaagcactcttaccattgagccacaacctcagccccgtcCTTTGACTTTTTTggactagcttatttcacttggcatgatagtcttcagttgCATCCATTTACTacccacaaatgccataatttcattcttctttatgactgagcaaTACTctgttgtgtataaatgccacattttctttctttcttcattcgttgaagggaacctaggttgtttccataatttggctattgtgaattgtgctgctataaatattgatgtgacagcatcactgtagtatgctcatTTTAAATCTTATATACtgagtg includes:
- the Yeats4 gene encoding YEATS domain-containing protein 4 isoform X2, with translation MFKRMAEFGPDSGGRVKGVTIVKPIVYGNVARYFGKKREEDGHTHQWTVYVKPYRNEDMSAYVKKIQFKLHESYGNPLRVVTKPPYEITETGWGEFEIIIKIFFIDPNERPVTLYHLLKLFQSDTNAMLGKKTVVSEFYDEMIFQDPTAMMQQLLTTSRQLTLGAYKHETEYVAPLPIATLKKSRNLDKTQSGKTS